The following proteins are co-located in the Onychomys torridus chromosome 6, mOncTor1.1, whole genome shotgun sequence genome:
- the LOC118586269 gene encoding guanylate-binding protein 1-like produces the protein MDSALKVHMPEPLCLIENVKGLLRPNQKALEILSAITQPVVVVAIVGLYRTGKSYLMNKLAGKNTGFSLGSTVQAHTKGIWMWCVPHPHKKDHTLVLLDTEGLGDVEKGDNQNDCWIFALAILLSSTFVYNSMGAINQQAMDQLHYVTELTDCIRARSSPDQENKVEDSAEFVSFFPDFVWSLRDMTLKMEVDGVHVTADEYLENSLKLKKGTCKEVEKYNLPRLCIRKFFPKKKCFAFYPPTEWKKLSQLETLQENEIDSDFLKQVAEFCLYIFNHCKAKTLPGGIPVNGPRLESLVMTYVEAISTGKVPCMENAVLSLAKIENAAAVQKAITHYDQQMSLRVQLPTDTLQELLDQHRTCEREAIEIFLSTSFKDEDHSFQKELGSQLQEKWDNFCKCNLEESSARCRELLQDIFRPLEEDVSQGMYSKPGGYCLFVQETERLKKKYHGEPKKGIQAEEILQTYIQSKEAVSNAILQTDQSLTEKEKVIEVERKKTESAMAAAKLLEETQKKTEKLMEQKERSYQEHMRQLTQKMENDRIQLKAEQERTLALKLQEQKQLLQEGFREESRKLQEEMKNVEKRNKETMESAQAQSTESVKMFKEMNEMHLELMVQKEQAFQDYVKQLTEKMDADTARLMAEQEEILADKLQEQEEIFNEKLREQNESHKKEISNIKMKIDKSGCSVM, from the exons ATGGACTCGGCCCTAAAGGTCCACATGCCAGAGCCCCTGTGTCTCATTGAGAATGTGAAAGGACTACTGAGGCCTAATCAGAAGGCCCTGGAGATCCTGTCGGCCATCACacagccggtggtggtggtggccatcGTGGGCCTTTACCGCACAGGCAAATCCTACCTGATGAACAAGCTGGCTGGGAAGAACACAG GCTTCTCTCTGGGCTCCACAGTGCAGGCTCACACCAAAGGAATCTGGATGTGGTGTGTGCCTCATCCCCACAAGAAAGACCACACGCTTGTTCTTCTTGACACTGAGGGCCTGGGCGATGTTGAGAAA GGAGACAACCAGAATGACTGCTGGATCTTTGCCCTGGCTATACTTCTGAGTAGCACCTTTGTATACAATAGCATGGGAGCCATCAACCAGCAGGCCATGGACCAGCTGCA CTATGTGACAGAATTGACAGATTGCATCAGAGCAAGGTCCTCACCTGACCAGGAAAATAAGGTGGAGGACTCAGCAGAGTTTGTGAGCTTCTTCCCTGACTTCGTGTGGAGCCTGAGAGACATGACCTTGAAGATGGAAGTAGATGGCGTCCATGTCACAGCAGATGAGTACCTGGAGAATTCGCTAAAGCTCAAGAAAG GTACCTGCAAAGAAGTTGAAAAATACAACTTGCCCCGACTCTGTATTCGGAAGTTCTTTCCAAAGAAGAAGTGTTTTGCCTTCTACCCACCCACCGAGTGGAAAAAACTCTCCCAGCTGGAGACACTGCAAGAAAATGAGATCGATTCTGATTTTCTGAAGCAAGTAGCAGAATTCTGTTTGTACATCTTTAACCATTGCAAAGCCAAAACTCTTCCAGGAGGCATCCCTGTCAATGGCCCAC GACTAGAAAGTCTAGTGATGACCTATGTTGAAGCCATCAGCACTGGAAAAGTGCCCTGCATGGAGAATGCAGTCCTGTCATTGGCAAAAATAGAGAACGCAGCTGCAGTGCAAAAGGCCATTACCCACTATGACCAGCAGATGAGCCTGAGGGTGCAGCTGCCCACAGATACTCTCCAGGAACTACTGGATCAGCACAGGACCTGTGAGAGAGAGGCCATAGAAATCTTCCTCAGCACTTCATTTAAAGACGAAGACCATTCATTCCAAAAGGAATTGGGA TCTCAGCTACAAGAAAAATGGGACAACTTTTGTAAATGCAATCTGGAAGAATCATCAGCCCGTTGCCGGGAATTGCTTCAGGATATCTTCAGACCTCTTGAAGAAGATGTGAGTCAAGGCATGTATTCTAAGCCAGGAGGTTACTGCCTCTTTGTTCAGGAGACAGAAAGGCTGAAGAAAAAGTACCATGGAGAACCAAAGAAGGGCATACAG GCTGAAGAGATtctacagacatacatacaatcCAAGGAGGCTGTTTCTAATGCAATTTTACAGACAGATCAGAGTCTGACCGAAAAGGAAAAGGTGATTGAAG TGGAGCGTAAGAAAACTGAATCTGCAATGGCTGCTGCAAAACTATTGGAGGAAACACAGAAGAAGACTGAGAAGCTGatggaacagaaagaaaggagttATCAGGAGCACATGAGACAGCTGACTCAGAAAATGGAGAATGACAGAATCCAGCTAAAGGCAGAGCAAGAGCGGACATTAGCTCTTAAACTTCAG GAGCAGAAACAGCTACTCCAAGAGGGGTTCCgagaagagagcagaaagctTCAAGAAGAGATGAAGAACGtggagaagagaaacaaagaaacaa tggaATCTGCACAAGCTCAATCCACAGAGTCAGTGAAAATGTTCAAGGAAATGAATGAGATGCATCTGGAGCTTATGGTGCAGAAAGAACAAGCTTTTCAGGATTATGTGAAACAATTGACTGAGAAGATGGATGCGGATACAGCAAGGCTAATGGCAGAGCAAGAAGAGATCTTGGCTGATAAGCTTCAG gaacaagaagaaatttttaatgaaaaactcaGGGAACAGAACGAAAGTCATAAGAAAGAAATAAGTAATATCAAGATGAAAATAGATAAGTCTGGTTGTTCCGTGATGTGA